One segment of Natronobacterium texcoconense DNA contains the following:
- a CDS encoding amino acid ABC transporter permease, with translation MVGEFVASSVTVTAAALSTSVDPSLLSTAAAPLQIGSPEDWEFVVRNADYLLWGAAITVALTLTSIFLGFLAGFPAGAIEVYGSGYSQAFVRKVGVLLRGTPILVIMIYMYFVIPIGPLLTGIDWTLGGIESLLGPTPFTVPTDVPEAFIAATLALGLRSAAYQSQIFRGALQSIDDGQMEAARSIGMSRLEAIRHVMVPQAMRRSVPGFQNEFTIVLKDTSIAFAIGLGELLKRSHDLFIQETTAVLEVIVFISLIYFVLTFGTNRLLDYLSHKFAIPGETA, from the coding sequence ATGGTAGGTGAGTTCGTCGCGTCGTCTGTGACCGTCACGGCGGCCGCGCTGTCGACGTCGGTCGATCCGTCGCTGCTCTCGACAGCGGCCGCGCCGCTCCAGATTGGGAGCCCCGAGGACTGGGAGTTCGTCGTTCGAAACGCCGACTACTTGCTGTGGGGAGCAGCGATCACGGTAGCCCTGACGCTGACGAGTATTTTCCTCGGCTTTCTCGCCGGCTTCCCGGCGGGAGCGATCGAGGTCTACGGATCGGGCTACTCGCAGGCGTTCGTCAGGAAGGTCGGCGTCCTGCTGCGTGGGACGCCGATTCTCGTGATCATGATTTACATGTACTTCGTCATCCCGATCGGTCCGCTTCTGACTGGGATAGACTGGACGCTCGGGGGAATCGAGTCGCTGCTCGGTCCGACGCCGTTTACCGTTCCGACGGACGTCCCAGAGGCGTTCATCGCGGCGACGCTCGCACTCGGGCTCCGCAGCGCCGCCTACCAGTCCCAGATCTTCCGTGGCGCGCTCCAGAGCATCGACGACGGACAGATGGAGGCTGCGCGCTCGATCGGGATGAGCCGCCTCGAGGCGATTCGTCACGTGATGGTACCTCAGGCGATGCGCCGGAGCGTTCCCGGGTTTCAAAACGAGTTCACCATCGTGCTGAAAGACACGTCGATTGCGTTCGCGATCGGCCTCGGGGAGTTGCTCAAGCGCAGCCACGACCTGTTCATTCAGGAGACGACGGCCGTACTGGAAGTGATCGTCTTCATCAGCCTGATCTACTTCGTACTGACCTTCGGCACGAATCGACTGCTCGACTATCTGAGCCACAAGTTCGCGATACCAGGTGAGACAGCGTGA
- a CDS encoding amino acid ABC transporter ATP-binding protein, whose amino-acid sequence MTDTETTEPTDTEHRTEPLLRLEDVHKSYGTERVLRGISLEIERGDVEVLVGPSGSGKSTLLRCLNRLTEVDEGDIYLGDLEVTGENNPNEIRQQIGMVFQDINLFAHLTARKNVTLGLRKVRGMDETEARERADAELARVGLADQADSYPAQLSGGQKQRVGIARALAMDPEVMLFDEPTSALDPELSNEVLAVMRELVEDGMTMVVVTHEMRFARGAASSISFLESGEIVERGPPDRMFDDPKEERTKRFFESIRHD is encoded by the coding sequence GTGACAGACACCGAGACGACAGAGCCGACCGACACGGAGCATCGAACCGAGCCACTGTTGCGACTCGAGGACGTCCACAAGTCCTACGGAACCGAGCGCGTTCTCCGGGGTATCTCCCTCGAGATCGAGCGGGGCGACGTCGAGGTGCTCGTCGGGCCGAGCGGCAGCGGCAAGTCGACGCTGTTGCGGTGTCTCAACCGGTTAACGGAGGTCGACGAAGGGGATATCTATCTCGGTGATCTCGAGGTCACCGGCGAGAATAACCCGAACGAGATCCGCCAGCAGATCGGGATGGTGTTCCAGGACATCAACCTCTTCGCCCATCTCACCGCGCGCAAGAACGTCACGCTCGGCCTGCGAAAGGTCCGTGGAATGGATGAAACAGAGGCCCGCGAGCGCGCGGACGCCGAACTCGCACGTGTCGGGCTGGCGGATCAGGCCGACTCCTACCCGGCACAGCTGTCGGGCGGGCAGAAACAGCGCGTCGGCATTGCCCGCGCGCTCGCGATGGACCCCGAGGTCATGCTGTTCGACGAGCCGACGAGCGCGTTAGACCCCGAACTCAGCAACGAGGTGCTCGCGGTTATGCGCGAACTCGTCGAAGACGGGATGACGATGGTCGTCGTCACCCACGAGATGCGCTTCGCTCGTGGAGCGGCCTCGAGCATCTCGTTCCTCGAGAGCGGCGAGATCGTCGAACGCGGGCCGCCGGACCGAATGTTCGACGACCCGAAGGAGGAGCGAACGAAGCGATTCTTCGAGAGCATCCGCCATGATTAG
- a CDS encoding basic amino acid ABC transporter substrate-binding protein, which yields MVEKRESFDRRSYLKATGAGIAGISLTGFAGCLEDADDGDDDDETGADDDDGAGDDENEIVAGTAPGFEPFEMVIDGELVGFDIDLLEAVVDETEYELADWQEIEFDGLIPSLENENIDVIAAAMTITEDRQETIAFSDPYYSADQTVLVQEGGDVQPDELEDLEGHNVGAQSGTTGEGIVEDELIAEGLIDDGDYDSYDNYVLAVEELERGTLDAIVIDEPVAESFAADRDVEIAFTFETGEEYGFGVRQEDDDLQQALSEGIEAVQESSEYDEITQEWFDE from the coding sequence ATGGTGGAGAAACGCGAATCGTTCGATCGGAGATCGTATCTGAAAGCGACGGGCGCGGGGATCGCTGGCATCTCCCTCACTGGATTTGCCGGCTGTCTCGAGGACGCCGACGACGGCGACGATGACGACGAGACCGGAGCCGACGACGATGATGGGGCTGGTGACGACGAAAACGAGATCGTCGCGGGAACGGCACCCGGCTTCGAGCCGTTCGAGATGGTCATCGACGGCGAACTCGTCGGGTTCGACATCGACCTCCTCGAGGCAGTCGTCGACGAGACCGAGTACGAACTCGCCGACTGGCAGGAGATCGAGTTCGACGGCCTGATCCCGTCTCTCGAGAACGAGAACATCGACGTCATCGCTGCGGCGATGACGATCACCGAGGACCGACAGGAGACGATCGCGTTCAGCGATCCCTACTACAGCGCCGACCAGACGGTGCTCGTCCAGGAGGGCGGCGACGTCCAGCCCGACGAACTCGAGGATCTCGAGGGTCACAACGTCGGTGCGCAGTCGGGGACGACTGGCGAGGGGATCGTCGAGGACGAACTGATCGCGGAGGGGCTGATCGACGACGGCGACTACGACTCCTACGACAACTACGTGCTCGCGGTCGAAGAACTCGAGCGCGGCACCCTCGACGCGATCGTCATCGACGAACCGGTCGCCGAGTCGTTCGCGGCCGACCGCGACGTCGAGATCGCGTTCACGTTCGAGACCGGCGAAGAGTACGGCTTCGGCGTCCGACAGGAGGACGACGACCTCCAGCAGGCGCTCAGCGAGGGCATCGAAGCCGTCCAGGAGAGCAGCGAGTACGACGAGATCACCCAGGAGTGGTTCGACGAGTAA
- a CDS encoding inorganic phosphate transporter, producing the protein MVEIATIATFLIAALASLFMAWAIGAGSSGSTPFAPAVGANAISVMRAGFLVGILGFAGAVLQGANVSEAVGTELIGGVVLSPSAATIALIIAAGLVAIGVFAGYPIATAFTVTGAVIGVGLAMGGDPAWPKYIEIATLWILTPFVGGGLAYGIARLLRAEPIAEESLIVLLAAFVGTIVANIEFAVLGQGEADGASIAQASSGPIPGPEIVGVVVATIVMALLWALVVGYDLRNGIEHGERHFLLVLGGLVAFSAGGSQVGLAIGPLIPLSGDVGLPLLALLVGGGFGLLLGSWTGAPRMIKAISQDYSSLGPRRSIAALIPSFIIAQTAVLYGIPVSFNEIIVSAIIGSGYAAASGSGGVSGRKMLFTVLAWIASLVGSVVISYVGFSAFDFVF; encoded by the coding sequence ATGGTCGAGATCGCGACGATCGCGACGTTCCTGATTGCTGCACTCGCCAGCCTCTTTATGGCCTGGGCGATCGGGGCTGGCTCGAGCGGATCGACGCCGTTTGCACCTGCCGTCGGTGCGAACGCGATTTCGGTGATGCGTGCCGGCTTCCTCGTCGGGATTCTCGGTTTCGCCGGTGCAGTCCTGCAGGGTGCGAACGTCTCCGAGGCAGTCGGTACCGAACTGATCGGCGGCGTCGTCCTTTCGCCGAGCGCCGCGACGATCGCGCTGATTATCGCTGCCGGACTGGTCGCGATCGGCGTCTTCGCGGGGTATCCCATCGCGACGGCGTTTACCGTGACAGGCGCGGTCATCGGCGTCGGGCTCGCCATGGGTGGCGATCCCGCCTGGCCGAAGTACATCGAGATCGCGACGCTGTGGATTCTGACGCCGTTCGTCGGCGGCGGCCTCGCGTACGGGATCGCCCGCCTGCTGCGTGCCGAACCGATCGCCGAAGAATCACTGATCGTCCTGCTTGCCGCATTCGTCGGCACCATCGTCGCCAACATCGAGTTCGCCGTCCTCGGACAGGGCGAGGCCGACGGCGCGTCGATCGCCCAGGCCTCGAGCGGCCCGATTCCGGGGCCGGAGATCGTCGGCGTCGTCGTCGCGACGATCGTGATGGCGCTGCTCTGGGCGCTCGTGGTCGGCTACGACCTGCGAAATGGCATCGAACACGGCGAACGACACTTCTTGCTCGTGCTCGGCGGACTCGTCGCCTTCTCCGCGGGTGGCAGTCAGGTCGGTCTCGCGATCGGCCCGCTGATCCCGCTGTCGGGTGACGTTGGCCTCCCGCTGCTCGCGTTGCTCGTCGGTGGCGGCTTCGGTCTCCTACTTGGCTCCTGGACGGGCGCACCGCGGATGATCAAGGCGATCTCGCAGGACTACTCCTCGCTCGGTCCGCGCCGCTCGATCGCGGCGCTCATCCCCTCGTTCATCATCGCACAGACGGCCGTCCTCTACGGCATTCCGGTCTCGTTCAACGAAATTATCGTCAGCGCGATCATCGGGAGCGGCTACGCCGCGGCCTCCGGTTCCGGTGGCGTCAGCGGCCGCAAGATGCTGTTTACCGTCCTCGCCTGGATTGCGTCGCTGGTCGGGTCGGTCGTCATCTCCTACGTCGGCTTCAGTGCGTTCGACTTCGTGTTTTGA
- a CDS encoding amino acid ABC transporter permease: protein MSVSKGTALERLRAANVSLERRLLLAVLAAFWAWLLFRWLYDFVLARWGVGPGAGEPFLSPEPVENVAATLEGSVIALGPVRLPVDWLASLVDGVALAIEIGPALATGAWYTVVLTTVAIVFGFFIAVPMAVLRVYGGPFRWISLIYTELIRGTPLLAQLFVLFYTPYLAVPLNDMAVVGSGAVPDYAFWIAIIGFTINGSAYQAEYIRGALESVDEGQLTAARAIGLSKLEGIRHVVLPQTLRYAIPAWTNELVYLIKYSSLAGFITVPELYYRASRIASSTFEYTPIFTLLALVYLGIVLSATDLMSYVERRVAVPGIGGAEGRQQGTAD, encoded by the coding sequence ATGAGCGTCTCGAAAGGCACCGCCCTCGAGCGCCTTCGTGCCGCGAACGTCAGCCTCGAGCGGCGGCTCCTGCTTGCGGTGCTGGCCGCGTTCTGGGCCTGGCTCCTCTTTCGCTGGCTCTACGACTTCGTGCTCGCGCGCTGGGGCGTCGGTCCCGGAGCTGGCGAGCCGTTCCTCTCGCCGGAGCCCGTCGAGAACGTCGCTGCGACACTCGAGGGGTCTGTGATCGCGCTCGGACCCGTCCGTCTCCCGGTCGACTGGCTCGCCTCGCTCGTCGACGGGGTCGCTCTCGCGATCGAGATCGGTCCTGCACTGGCGACCGGTGCGTGGTACACCGTCGTCCTGACGACTGTCGCCATCGTTTTCGGCTTCTTCATCGCCGTCCCGATGGCGGTGCTCCGGGTCTACGGTGGGCCGTTCCGCTGGATCTCGCTCATTTACACGGAACTGATCCGCGGGACGCCGCTGCTGGCGCAGCTGTTCGTCCTCTTCTACACGCCGTACCTGGCGGTCCCGCTCAACGACATGGCGGTCGTCGGCAGCGGCGCTGTCCCCGACTACGCCTTCTGGATCGCCATCATCGGTTTCACCATCAACGGCTCGGCGTACCAAGCCGAGTACATCCGCGGCGCTCTCGAGAGCGTCGACGAGGGGCAGCTAACCGCCGCGCGCGCTATCGGGCTCTCGAAACTCGAGGGAATCCGCCACGTCGTCTTGCCACAGACGCTACGGTACGCGATTCCGGCGTGGACGAACGAACTGGTCTACCTCATCAAGTACTCCTCGCTGGCCGGATTTATCACGGTGCCCGAACTCTACTACCGGGCCAGCCGGATCGCGTCCTCGACGTTCGAGTACACGCCGATCTTCACGCTGCTCGCGCTCGTCTACCTGGGGATCGTCCTCTCGGCGACGGATCTGATGAGCTACGTCGAACGGCGGGTGGCCGTCCCCGGCATCGGCGGTGCCGAAGGGCGCCAGCAGGGGACGGCGGACTAA